CAACAGAGAGTCTCTCCATAAGCAGGGAGGTGAAACCTGAGCCGGTGCCTCCACCAAAGGAGTGGAAGATTAGAAATCCCTGCAGCCCAGTGCACTGATCAGCCTGAAAGGAAAATATGCCTTGATTACTTAAAATCCCACTTTAGTTGCAAGATATCAGAAGGTATGAAGTCACATGAAAAGTCACCAAAATGCTAAAGCTGTCCAGCAAGCTAACTGAACTCTCACCAGTTTACGAGTCCTGTCCAGAACCAGGTCAATGATCTCCTTGCCAATGGTGTAGTGTCCTCGGGCGTAGTTGTTGGCAGCATCTTCCTTTCCTGTAATCAGCTGCTCAGGGTGGAACAGCTGCCGGTATATTCCTGTACGCACCTCATctatgaaaggaaaaaaaacaagggtAAGAGCCAACGTCCACGGGGTATGAATGTTTTAAACATAGTATACAGTATCATCAGCATACAGTATACCTTATCTTTTATAAATTAGGAGTAGTGAAGTCAAGTGAATATGTACGTTCATGTTTATTTACACACTATTTACACATTACTGACCGATGACAGTGGGTTCCAGGTCGACAAAGATGGCTCTGGGAACATGCTTTCCTGCCCCTGTCTCGCTGAAGAAGGTGTTGAATGAGTCATCTCCTCCTCCAATAGTCTTGTCACTGGGCATCTGTCCGTTGGGCTGGATCCCATGTTCCAGACAGTACagctcccagcatgcattgccCATCTGGGTTCCGGCTTGGCCGACGTGCATTGAAATACACTCACGCTGAATACAAGAAGGGAGAGAGATTAGTTAAAGGAGAATGCAAGTATTACTGCAttagctttaaaggtgcagtgtgtaggatttggcggcatttagcggtgaggttgcagattgcaacaaagTGAAACTCCTCCCATGTGCCAAGTGactggctctgtgaagaggacctgctccgtatgtagatatactgtaaatggctcattctaaggttacGAAAAcaagctaaagaaaacatacttatgactattatattccatttctgtcaatagatccccctaaataaatactacaatacttcCTTTAACTATTTCCTGATCCAACACTAACTGCTTACAAATAATTGGGGAtttttacagtatgtgtcactCAGCTCACGAGTACATTCAGTTGAGTGGTTTCATGCCTCacatttcatataaaaaaaagggCAAAAGAACATGTGTTGTATTTCATTACTGCTCTATGGCGTGTATGGTCTTTCGTTGAACTTGAATCTTTTGTATGATGTCTGCACTCGGAACTCAGTTCGGAGAGGAAACAGCTTAGTTGGCAAAGAAATGTTGACTGTTGAGTACTGTGTGCCAGAGCAAAACATTGAAGCTTTCAGCTGCTGAAAGTGCATGTGAGCGAGCCaacatttaaatgaaagcagctaTTAGATTGTCCAGAGTCTGCACTCTTTAGTTGTTTTGGGAAAATCCAGCAAACGTGGGCAGGAAATGTAAATGGAATCGAGTTTTAAAAGCCCTAAGAACCCATTTTATGGAGTTTTCCCACTACAAAGTGGAAACTAAGGTCATATGTGGCAGACAGGAAGACTATGCCTTCTCCCATTTCCCCATCATGtatctcctccctttcctcgtCCCCTCCccgtttctgtctctctcctcccccatcCTGTCCAGCTGCGTAGTTCTATGTAACAGTCAGGgatgtctccctctctctctccctctctccacaTCTCTCTCCAACCAAAAACTCCTAACAGCTGCAAAATGGCTTCCAAGTAACTCATACGGCCCAGGCCAGACCACTCCTCTTTTCTCTGTTCTTTCTATCCATCCCCCTCACTGCCACGATTACCCTGATCACTCCTTCTTATATTCAAGATGACTTTAAATCCTCGATAAACACATAAGACTCCagtatttctttctcctttATGTTTCCTGCTTTATGACTAGCTGTAGTATACATCAAACAAAACATGACAACGCAAACTCATAAAGTACATGTCATCTGACCTACATTGAGTGCAGACATGACTCATGGGGTTTAGGCCTATTGTAGCCATATGTAACTATCACATGGCATTCCTCTCCCTGAATTCTCACCAGACATGCCCTAAAAAGTTTCATTACATAAATTCAGCTCAAAACTACAGTCCCTTAATAGGATATAGCTGCTTTTGTATCAGTAACCTTAAACTCCACAGCAGAGGCCTCATGAGCATTAAAGAGGCCCAGCTGTTTAATCCATCTAATGCTGAGAAACAGAGATAAAGGGAGGCtgcagggaagagagagaggagagtggaAATATCAAGGCTACGTCATCATCAGCCAAGCTGTTACTCACCATTATGTCTGCTGGTCCTTCGACTGACGTTGAGGATTCAGATACAAGGCagaagtgaggaggagagggagagtcaGGACTTATATAGGCAAGGATGTGGAGGGGGCAGGCAGGAAACTACGGCAAGCAGCTGCAGAGGGAGCTCGCTGTAGGGAgcagcagtttaaaaaaaaagaagaagagggaagTCCTTAATGTCGTGTTATCCGCCCTTACAGTTATCTGCTTTGACTGTCAGTTTGAGATTAGACACTTTCATCTTCTTCATGAGCACTTTGCCCCTATTTTCTTatgttgtgtgtgagagagtttaATTACATACAACGCTTAAATGAATTGTTACGTTGGGGAATTTACCCATAGCATGCACAATGTTCACCCCTGAAGATTTCTcaatatataatacagtaaatTATGCTTATTTTATGCATGCATCTGTACCCACAcactcaccaacacacacatacacccttTGTCTGTATTAAATCGTTGAATTAATAACCACACAAActggaaaaaatttaaagtCTATGAAGTTCTTtgttcttaaagaggacctattgtgctcattttcaggtgcataatGCCATTTTTTGGtttgctgtgattggtcagctgaaccaaactcttcggactccgctccagctccactctaactagctttgtttgagggtgtgccaaactagccgctaggcaggtattaagcaagtgtattacttggtgacatcaccacgttacggaagaaaaggacggacttcaagcaaggcgtctCAGCCAGTTCAGGAGTGTTTCTGTtgaggagagtaactccctttttggcgtggactttgggctttgtaactttgcagacctttcacatgcataaaaaactatataacacactaaaggaaagggaaaaagaacaaaagcataataggtccgctataataattaaatgtaaaagacatgCTTTAATGATAGGAAAAGTAAATGTTGAGCAGTAATGTGAGATGACACAAATGACACGCAGTGGTTCAGTTTATTCAGCTAATCagaatacacaaaaaaaacatcacaatggCACAATGGCACACACATTTGAAGCAAAGTTTCTGCTTGTCCTTGGTACAACTTTTCGACAGCCCTCCTGGTATCACAGAGCTGTGATTCACACATAACTGGGATCCTATTGTTGCTGCAGGCCGCTGTCTGAGTGCGTGCTACACAAACAACACCAGCAAGCGAgtgagtcatttattttctctccctcccgcTCTCACACAGTCACAGCTGAATGGCATATAGAAACCGACATAGGAGCCCTTTCATAACTTACATTCCACATGAGAGAGGATAGTGGGGGGGAGGTGCACAAAAGAAAGGGTTTGGTCTAAGTTTCTGAATCTGATACGGCGGAAAGAAAAGATCTTTAAAGGCCCAAAATATAATATGTCTAAAGACAAagataatgttaataataaggatctttcaaatgtgttatttttcttaaccaagttgttggtttatttatacatttgacCCACATTTTTCTTCACTACAACAAACTACAGTAAATGTCCCATTTTAAAACCAGGATTAAATATCAATTTACTTTGGTTTAAATACAGGCCTCAGGAAAGTCAGTATTCctctccttcatcctcctcctctgcgtTGTCAGTGCCAACCTCTTCATAATCCTTCTCCAGGGCGGCCATGTCTTCTCTGGCCTCTGAGaactctccctcctccatgccCTCCCCAACATACCAGTGGACGAAGGCTCTCTTGGCGTACATGAGGTCAAACTTGTGGTCGAGACGGGCCCAGGCCTCAGCGATGGCTGTTGTGTTGCTCAGCATGCACACAGCCCTCTGCACCTTGGCCAGATCTCCTCCAGGAACCGCCGTTGGAGGCTGATAGTTGATGCCCACCTTGAAGCCTGTGGGGCACCAGTCCACGAACTGGATGGTGCGTTTGGTTTTGATGGCAGCAATGGCAGAGTTGACGTCTTTGGGCACCACGTCGCCACGATACAGCAGACAGCAGGCCATGTATTTACCGTGACGAGGGTCACACTTCAccatctgattggctggctcGAAGCAGGTGTTGGTGATGTCAgccactgacagctgctcatggTAGGCTTTCTCTGCAGAGATGACTGGAGCATAGGTGGCCAGAGGGAAGTGGATACGAGGGTAGGGCACCAAGTTGGTCTGGAACTCTGTCAGGTCAACATTCAGGGCTCCGTCAAAGCGAAGCGAGGCTGTGATTGAAGACACGATCTGGCTGATGAGCCTGTTCAGGTTGGTGTAAGTCGGCCTGTCAATGTCTAGGTTCCTGCGGCAGATGTCGTAGATGGCCTCGTTGTCCACCATGAAGGCACAGTCGGAGTGCTCCAGGGTGGTGTGGGTGGTCAGGATGGAGTTGTAAGGCTCCACCACTGCGGTGGAGACCTGGGGGGCCGGGTagatggcaaactcaagcttgGACTTTTTACCATAATCAACAGAGAGTCTCTCCATCAGGAGGGAGGTGAAACCTGAGCCAGTGCCTCCACCAAAGGAGTGGAAGATGAGGAATCCCTGCAGGCCAGTGCACTGATCTGCCTGTAATAGAATGTAAAAAGTAATTCACAAATCATTTAGTCTAGCAAAAAACAAGTTTAATATACTAGAAATATGCAGCCTCAGCACTCTCAGATTGTCTCACCAGTTTACGAGTCCGGTCCAGAACCAGGTCAATGATCTCCTTGCCGATGGTGTAGTGTCCACGGGCGTAGTTGTTGGCAGCATCTTCCTTTCCTGTAATCAGCTGCTCAGGGTGGAACAGCTGCCGGTAGGTTCCTGTACGCACCTCATCTGGAGATAGATAAATGATAGACAAACAGATTTATTGATTGAGTGATTCTAAAGTTGAATCACAATCAAGAGCTTGACATTAAACATTTGGCAAAAGAAAACTTTGTTCTAATAATAaagagtatcatctgcataaatgtttatttttttgtacaacGAAAATCATAATTACTGTATGCTATCCTCgtgttttatttcctgtcaaaatgttaacatgtatgcatttattGTAAAGAAATGAATGTGATGTTGCAGTGGTCATCCttgtgttttacattttaacaaTGTTGTTAcattaaattgtttttaatgtaaagaATTGCAAATTTACGCAGATGAAAAATGCAACAAGCCTCAACCCAATGTTCATTCTCTAATATAGTTTTGTTAATAATGAAACAACATAAATATATGATGTAATATATCATAACAGGCACTGACCTATGACAGTAGGTTCCAGGTCGACATAGATGGCTCTAGGAACATGCTTTCCCGCCCCTGTCTCGCTGAAGAAGGTGTTGAAGGAGTCATCTCCTCCTCCATTAGTCTTGCCACTGGGCGCATGTCCGTCGGGCTGGATCCCATGTTCCAGACAGTACAGCTCCCAACATGCATTGCCAATCTGAGCCCCAGCTTGGCCCACATGAACAGAGATACATTCACGCTGCAGAGAGCGAGCAACACTGTTCAATTACTAAACACAAAAAACTGTTTACTTtccacatttctgctacacagAATTTTATTTAACTGCTTAAATTCCAGAAATCACATTCTACTCTCTGTCATGGGCTGctgcagattaaaaaaaaaatactttcataTCTCACACAAAATTATTgaacaaatatacagtacatcccaCAATTGTTAATAAGTACTTGCAGTAAGTTTCACACTAGTAAACCACACCTTACCATAGTTTATGTCTCTTCTCCAATGTCCAAGGTATCGGTAAGAAGATGTAGTGCTGGAGCCAGCTGTGCTAGTCAGCTTTTTTATACCTGCAGCTTAAGGTGAGCAGTGATTTGATCTGAGCTGTAATCAGAGAAGCTACTGATGAGACCAGGATAAGATCATCCGCTTGACAGGCATACACACAATGCAAAAGGAGGTCACCACCCTGTTCATtgtgtgagtctgtgagtgCTGGTGTGTAGATGTGCACCTCATATTTCAGAAAGCAGAAGCTCAGATGAGGGAAAGGTAACCTAATGTAGTTCCACCTGGCACTTTCTAATATATGACTTTATGATGTAGCTTATGactgttgcttttttttgtataaCATTGATGCAACAGTGTCAGAAAGAATCATCACTGTCAAATAACGGTGTACCCTATGTCATTTTGAAAATTTGGGATTGAGGTATAGTGGAAACAATACAGTTATGTATTGACTTTTTCAATGCATGTTTAAATTGTTATGTTATGTGACCtttatgtattaatatgtggaaacttgaatttGATGGTTAAATACATGAATTTGAACACAGAATTAGCAAAAATTACACTAAACTTCAAGTAGATGCATTATTGTtctttttattctgaaaatctgTGTCGAAACTCGCATACAATACATGCAAAAAATAGAAGATGAGACGTAATTTTTGTTAAAATGCATCTACCTCCAAGCATGTAACGTCTTTCCTGAATCTCAGCGGTACCTTTAACGAgctaaaatgtaaattttttaTCAAAAGAAAATACCTTCTTTGTCAAACATACCAGTTTCCCACAGTCTTTAGTTGTAATGACCTGTCAGTCTTTACGAAGCAAAACAATATATATGAAACCTGCTCCTCCTTCCCTAGTTCTGCTGTCTCTTGGGAGAGCAGTGAAACTGAATACATAAAAACTGCCTCATAAAGCGTCAGCTGACTGAGTGGAGTAAACAGCAACTGCCTGCCAGATTTGTTTCACTATACACAACATAAAAGTCAACCACAGAAACAGTGCataaataagaagaaaaaaggacaaaatcaTGGTTATTTAAGTCCACCATGCTACATACTATATTTGTACCCAATAGGTTGTTTAGCTCACATGTTCACACGTCTACTCAACATGAGTTTCAGTTGGCCAGCAGTGCAGCATAAATGCATGTTTCAGTTGGCTGGAATAACCTAATTTGGTGATACAATGCCATGACTCAAAGGCAGAACGCTCTGCTCTTTTATCTAAAACAAGTCAAACCACTTTCAATTCCAGCGGGCATCCACTGTATTATCGGAATGTTGACTCAGTATAATCTACTGTTTTGAGATACACCACTTTGGCAATTTGTGGCTTTCTTTGTTCACAAACGTCATGCAGACTTCCTCCTCGCTGTCACGACATGAGAGTTATTTTCATCGAAAAAAAGCAATGGTTGTCAGTCAAAAGTCTGCTGGTTGTGAACATATTTGTGAGTGACCACTACTCATTATAAGTCAGTCAGTTTCCCCTCTTGAGGCTATGAGACTCgtctataacaaataaaataattgatcTCAGTTTCACATTAACACAAAGCTCAAGTAGCACTCTGGTGTAAATGGAAATGTTTTGTCAAATTAAAACACTTTGTTGCTTAACACATGCACCTGGTTTTATTACCTTTCAGAGAAGACCGAGATGATTCTAATTAttatatgattattttttaataccgtacaacacaaaatataacaacCATGAAGACTTTTCTACCAAATCCCTAGGTCATATTCTGTCAGCTGAAGTATTGTTAAAAATGACCGGTAAAGCTTGCACCTCTCTGTTGTCCTCTTTCTTTGCCCTAATAGGTGTTCCCGGAATCATAAAGCTACAGTATGTCCCACTTCCTTTGTTTGAGTTTCAAGCAACGCCCCACAATTAAACCTTTTCACTAATAGGTCATAATAACGCCGGTGCTGGCAAGAATGAAAGTGGCCCAGAGCaggacaaaaatgtgaaatgaagAGATAATTTGCAAATTTTTTGAGGTCatgatgaataaatatgtttaatttatttttataaatgcaaTTTTATTGAGCATTAGAAATTAGAATCGTACAATGCCAATTTACACAGAAAGCAGAAGATTGtcataaatacaaaaacactttGCAGGACCCGCTGtagtggtggaaaaaaaaaagacttctaTTTTAAGATGTCACATGGACTGTCTGCTACACTTTTTACTCATTGAGTGACTCATGGTGAAGCAACTACGACCTCTAGCTTTCAAATGGTTGCAGTGACAGCAGATCCAGTAAAAATGGCAGTCTGAGGAGGGCTGCTGTTATAGTAGATCGGTTTGCAGGACGTTCGTCCCACCCTCAAGATAACTGACTGTAGGCGTGACCCTTACATAGCCTACACAT
This DNA window, taken from Sebastes fasciatus isolate fSebFas1 chromosome 14, fSebFas1.pri, whole genome shotgun sequence, encodes the following:
- the LOC141782829 gene encoding tubulin alpha chain-like, which translates into the protein MRECISVHVGQAGAQIGNACWELYCLEHGIQPDGHAPSGKTNGGGDDSFNTFFSETGAGKHVPRAIYVDLEPTVIDEVRTGTYRQLFHPEQLITGKEDAANNYARGHYTIGKEIIDLVLDRTRKLADQCTGLQGFLIFHSFGGGTGSGFTSLLMERLSVDYGKKSKLEFAIYPAPQVSTAVVEPYNSILTTHTTLEHSDCAFMVDNEAIYDICRRNLDIDRPTYTNLNRLISQIVSSITASLRFDGALNVDLTEFQTNLVPYPRIHFPLATYAPVISAEKAYHEQLSVADITNTCFEPANQMVKCDPRHGKYMACCLLYRGDVVPKDVNSAIAAIKTKRTIQFVDWCPTGFKVGINYQPPTAVPGGDLAKVQRAVCMLSNTTAIAEAWARLDHKFDLMYAKRAFVHWYVGEGMEEGEFSEAREDMAALEKDYEEVGTDNAEEEDEGEEY